A stretch of Aerococcaceae bacterium zg-252 DNA encodes these proteins:
- a CDS encoding mannonate dehydratase: MKMSFRWYGKKDPVSLEEIKAIPGMQGIVTAVYDVPVGQAWPLENILELKKMVESAGLEITVIESIPVHEDIKQGKPNRDELIENYKTSITNVGKAGIPVVCYNFMPVFDWTRSDLNRSLPDGTTSLAFLKSDLEGVDPVADDLNLPGWDSSYSKEEMKAIIENYRENISEEDLWENLEYFIKAIMPTAEAAGVKMAIHPDDPPYGIFGLPRIITGQEAVERFLNIYDSEYNGITMCVGSYASDPKNDVLALTEYALKRHRINFMHTRNVTVGDWGFQETAHLSEAGDIDMNAVIKLLVEYDWQGSLRPDHGRRIWGDQTKTPGYGLYDRALGATYFNGLYEANMRAAGKEPNFGTKEKTVGNE, from the coding sequence ATGAAAATGTCATTTCGCTGGTACGGGAAAAAGGATCCCGTCAGTTTAGAAGAAATTAAAGCTATTCCTGGTATGCAAGGAATTGTTACGGCTGTTTACGATGTTCCGGTGGGGCAAGCATGGCCGTTAGAAAATATACTTGAGTTGAAAAAGATGGTTGAATCAGCAGGATTAGAAATCACTGTTATTGAGTCAATTCCTGTTCACGAGGACATCAAACAAGGTAAACCTAATCGTGATGAGTTGATTGAAAATTATAAAACATCCATTACCAATGTGGGTAAAGCAGGAATTCCGGTTGTTTGTTATAATTTTATGCCGGTATTTGATTGGACGCGTTCAGACTTAAATCGTTCATTACCTGATGGAACAACCTCGCTGGCATTTCTTAAGTCGGATTTAGAAGGGGTTGATCCTGTTGCGGATGATTTGAACTTGCCAGGATGGGATTCATCTTATTCAAAAGAGGAAATGAAAGCAATTATCGAAAATTATCGTGAAAATATTTCAGAAGAAGATTTATGGGAGAACTTAGAATATTTCATTAAAGCAATTATGCCGACAGCTGAGGCAGCTGGAGTGAAGATGGCGATTCATCCTGATGATCCGCCATATGGAATCTTTGGATTACCACGTATTATTACTGGTCAAGAAGCGGTTGAACGTTTCTTAAATATTTATGATTCTGAATATAATGGAATTACAATGTGTGTGGGTTCATATGCATCTGACCCTAAAAATGATGTGCTGGCGCTTACTGAATATGCGCTGAAACGTCATCGGATTAATTTCATGCATACCCGTAATGTGACGGTGGGTGATTGGGGCTTCCAAGAGACTGCACATTTATCTGAAGCAGGAGATATTGATATGAATGCTGTCATTAAATTGTTGGTTGAGTATGATTGGCAAGGTAGCTTACGCCCAGATCATGGACGCCGTATTTGGGGGGACCAAACAAAAACACCAGGTTATGGGCTGTATGACCGTGCGCTTGGGGCAACATATTTTAATGGTCTTTATGAAGCAAATATGCGAGCAGCAGGAAAAGAACCAAATTTTGGCACAAAAGAAAAAACGGTAGGTAACGAATAG
- the eda gene encoding bifunctional 4-hydroxy-2-oxoglutarate aldolase/2-dehydro-3-deoxy-phosphogluconate aldolase, with the protein MLEQLQKNYFFAVIRGKDEQDAIEIARHAIKGGIRNIEITFSTPNATKVIAQLSEEFADDSSVVIGAGTVMNTELAEQAIAAGAKFLVSPHFSQDIQIVAKVHENLYFPGCATATEIVTASEAGCPVIKLFPGGVLGPGFIKDIHGPIPEVNLMPSGGVSLDNVAAWKKAGACAVGIGSALASKVATDGYNSVTEIAEAFVKAAGDEPNV; encoded by the coding sequence ATGTTAGAACAGTTACAAAAAAATTATTTCTTTGCAGTCATTCGCGGAAAAGATGAGCAAGATGCGATAGAAATCGCTCGTCACGCGATTAAAGGTGGTATTCGAAATATTGAGATTACATTTTCAACACCGAATGCGACGAAGGTGATAGCGCAGTTGTCAGAAGAATTTGCAGATGATTCATCAGTTGTTATCGGCGCTGGAACCGTGATGAATACAGAATTGGCTGAACAAGCGATAGCAGCGGGGGCGAAATTTTTGGTGAGTCCGCATTTTTCACAAGATATACAAATAGTGGCTAAAGTGCACGAAAATTTGTACTTCCCTGGGTGTGCAACGGCAACGGAAATCGTGACGGCTAGTGAGGCAGGGTGTCCTGTTATTAAACTGTTTCCAGGAGGAGTTTTGGGACCAGGATTTATAAAAGATATTCATGGTCCAATCCCAGAAGTGAATTTGATGCCGTCAGGTGGCGTATCGTTAGACAATGTTGCAGCATGGAAAAAGGCAGGAGCATGCGCAGTGGGTATCGGTTCAGCTTTAGCAAGTAAAGTAGCGACTGATGGATATAATAGTGTCACTGAAATAGCTGAAGCATTTGTCAAAGCAGCAGGAGATGAACCAAATGTTTAA
- the uxaC gene encoding glucuronate isomerase — MFNDKNFMLNNEPAKKLYEQIKEEPIFDYHCHLNPQEIFEDEVYDNIVDLWLGGDHYKWRLMRANGIAENEITGSASKLDKFKAFARTLEKSYGNPVYHWSAMELKNVFGIEEPLTAANAEELYHQLNAYLVEYQISPRKLIKASKVAFIGTTDSPLDSLEWHEKLAADNSFETVVAPTFRPDEAFIEHVNFKNFMTRLSAVTGKKVTDFTDFMSALEQRIAYFAKHGCKASDISFTEIVFEQVDKALLDELLNKVIEGYEPNQQEINQWQTAVFAELCRLYKQYGFVTQVHFGALRNNHSILYQQLGADIGIDSMGDQTRLAINMNRLLDNLVQKDSLPKMVWYNLNPAYNIVVANTLQNFQANDAGIAGYLQFGAGWWFADTKLGMISQMNALAEQGILANFIGMLTDSRSFLSYQRHDYFRRILANYLGQWMVDGEVPEDYDALGAVAKAISYGNAVRYFN; from the coding sequence ATGTTTAATGATAAAAACTTTATGCTCAATAATGAGCCGGCAAAGAAATTGTATGAGCAGATTAAAGAAGAACCAATCTTTGATTATCATTGCCATTTAAACCCTCAAGAGATTTTTGAAGATGAGGTATATGATAACATTGTAGATTTGTGGTTAGGCGGCGACCATTATAAATGGCGTTTGATGCGTGCCAATGGTATAGCTGAAAATGAAATAACTGGTTCCGCATCAAAGTTGGATAAGTTTAAGGCATTTGCTCGAACACTTGAGAAATCTTACGGTAATCCCGTTTATCATTGGTCTGCGATGGAGTTGAAAAATGTTTTTGGTATAGAGGAACCGTTAACGGCAGCAAATGCTGAAGAATTATACCACCAACTTAATGCATATTTAGTGGAGTACCAAATTAGTCCGCGTAAATTAATTAAGGCGAGTAAAGTTGCATTTATCGGCACAACAGATTCTCCATTGGATAGTCTTGAATGGCATGAAAAGTTAGCGGCAGATAACAGCTTTGAAACGGTGGTGGCACCGACGTTTAGACCAGATGAAGCCTTTATTGAACATGTTAATTTCAAAAACTTTATGACCCGTTTATCAGCAGTGACTGGCAAAAAAGTGACTGATTTTACTGATTTTATGTCTGCGCTTGAACAACGTATTGCCTATTTTGCTAAACATGGGTGTAAGGCGTCAGATATTAGTTTTACAGAAATTGTGTTTGAACAAGTGGATAAAGCATTATTGGATGAATTGTTAAATAAAGTAATTGAAGGATATGAGCCGAATCAACAAGAAATAAATCAATGGCAAACAGCTGTATTTGCTGAACTATGTCGATTATATAAACAATATGGTTTTGTGACACAAGTGCATTTTGGTGCGTTGCGGAACAATCACTCGATATTATATCAACAACTTGGAGCGGATATTGGTATTGATTCAATGGGTGACCAAACTCGCTTAGCCATCAATATGAACCGACTTTTAGATAATCTGGTGCAAAAAGATAGCTTACCTAAAATGGTTTGGTACAATCTCAATCCGGCTTATAATATTGTAGTTGCGAATACATTGCAAAACTTCCAAGCGAATGATGCAGGTATCGCCGGCTATCTACAATTTGGTGCAGGCTGGTGGTTTGCTGATACCAAACTCGGTATGATTAGTCAGATGAACGCACTGGCAGAGCAAGGTATTTTAGCGAACTTTATTGGGATGCTAACGGATTCGCGTAGTTTTTTGTCTTATCAACGACACGATTATTTCCGTAGAATCTTAGCGAATTATCTCGGTCAATGGATGGTTGATGGTGAAGTTCCAGAAGATTATGATGCACTTGGTGCAGTAGCTAAAGCTATCTCGTATGGTAATGCCGTCCGCTATTTTAATTAA
- a CDS encoding bifunctional 2-keto-4-hydroxyglutarate aldolase/2-keto-3-deoxy-6-phosphogluconate aldolase, with protein MSKEKTLSRLMQAGVIAVLRAENEILANKMVHAIIKGGVEAIELTFSTPNVDQVLRQLKIELPDTLLGVGTVLDAISARIAILAGADFIVSPAFDVETAKLCNLYRIPYLPGCVSMTEMTIALQYGVDIIKVFPGSLVGPDYIKAVKAPLPQVNVMPTGGVNLENMDKWLKAGAVAVGVGGALSKVEGDDFDGLTALAKQYMDRLKEIRGE; from the coding sequence ATGAGTAAAGAAAAAACATTATCACGATTAATGCAAGCAGGTGTCATCGCTGTTTTACGAGCTGAAAATGAAATATTAGCAAATAAAATGGTGCATGCGATTATAAAAGGCGGGGTAGAGGCCATTGAATTGACGTTCTCCACGCCAAATGTTGATCAAGTACTACGTCAATTGAAGATAGAATTACCAGATACTCTATTAGGTGTTGGGACTGTTTTAGATGCAATTTCAGCACGCATTGCAATTTTGGCAGGGGCAGATTTTATTGTCAGTCCTGCGTTTGATGTTGAGACTGCTAAATTATGTAATTTATACCGTATCCCGTATTTACCAGGCTGTGTTTCAATGACAGAAATGACGATTGCATTACAATATGGTGTAGATATTATCAAGGTATTCCCAGGCAGTTTGGTAGGACCGGATTATATTAAAGCAGTGAAAGCGCCATTACCGCAAGTAAATGTGATGCCGACAGGTGGTGTTAATTTAGAAAACATGGATAAATGGCTAAAAGCAGGAGCCGTGGCGGTAGGTGTTGGCGGCGCATTAAGCAAAGTTGAAGGCGACGATTTTGATGGTCTAACTGCTTTAGCTAAACAATATATGGATAGATTAAAAGAAATTAGAGGTGAATAA
- a CDS encoding SDR family oxidoreductase translates to MSKTIEFKDKVVVITGAGGVLCGFFAKEFAKAGAKVALLDLNEEAAQQFADEIVAAGCIAKAYKANVLEKDNLEEVRQAVLADLGPTDILVNGAGGNNPKATTDNEFHETNLPEETKTFFDLDKSGIEFVFNLNYLGTLLPTQVFAKDMIGRTGANIINISSMNAYTPLTKIPAYSGAKAAISNFTQWLAVHFSQVGIRCNAIAPGFLVSNQNRALLFNEDGSPSARAEKILRNTPMGRFGEAEELVGGLFFLADENLASFVNGVVLPIDGGFSAYSGV, encoded by the coding sequence ATGTCAAAAACAATAGAATTTAAAGATAAAGTAGTCGTAATTACAGGCGCAGGAGGGGTACTCTGTGGTTTTTTCGCCAAAGAATTTGCTAAAGCGGGCGCAAAAGTAGCTTTGTTAGATTTAAACGAAGAAGCAGCGCAACAGTTTGCTGATGAGATTGTAGCAGCAGGCTGTATTGCTAAAGCATATAAAGCAAATGTGCTTGAGAAAGATAATTTAGAAGAAGTACGTCAAGCAGTATTGGCAGACCTTGGTCCTACAGATATCTTGGTCAATGGAGCGGGAGGAAATAATCCTAAAGCGACAACAGATAATGAGTTCCATGAAACTAATCTTCCTGAAGAGACCAAAACATTCTTTGACTTGGATAAATCAGGTATCGAGTTTGTGTTCAATCTTAACTATTTAGGCACATTATTACCAACACAAGTCTTTGCTAAAGACATGATTGGTCGTACTGGTGCGAATATTATTAATATTTCATCAATGAATGCTTATACACCATTGACGAAAATTCCAGCTTATTCTGGAGCAAAAGCAGCAATTTCTAACTTTACCCAATGGTTAGCAGTTCATTTTTCACAAGTAGGTATTCGTTGTAATGCGATTGCACCTGGTTTCTTAGTGAGTAATCAAAACCGTGCGTTGTTGTTCAATGAAGATGGTAGTCCATCAGCTCGTGCGGAGAAAATTTTACGCAATACACCGATGGGACGTTTTGGTGAAGCAGAAGAATTGGTAGGTGGACTATTCTTCCTTGCGGATGAAAATTTAGCAAGTTTCGTTAATGGAGTGGTGTTACCAATTGATGGTGGCTTCTCAGCTTATTCAGGTGTTTAA
- a CDS encoding FadR family transcriptional regulator has protein sequence MAKPRVEQAAERLWQYIIDNNMEVGEKLPNEYDLAEVLEVGRSTVREAVRILAGRNILEVRQGSGTYISSKKGIAEDPLGFTLVKDRLKLTTDLFELRYLLEPRIAERAAQFATDEDIEKLEEVVIAIEKSFELNDGKHQELDVKFHTMLAEMSGNIAMTSLAPIINDSIRLINEDYASHRMTESSLKAHRNILYAVQNRHPIAAYDSMLGHVLEVRQTVIADWSNKHIPTHGLRK, from the coding sequence ATGGCAAAACCACGTGTTGAGCAAGCTGCGGAGCGTCTTTGGCAATATATTATTGATAATAATATGGAAGTTGGCGAAAAACTACCTAATGAATACGATTTGGCTGAGGTTTTGGAAGTAGGACGTTCAACAGTTCGGGAAGCAGTAAGAATTTTAGCAGGTAGAAATATTTTAGAAGTCCGTCAAGGTTCAGGTACGTATATTAGTAGTAAGAAGGGGATTGCAGAAGATCCGCTCGGCTTTACATTAGTAAAAGATCGCCTTAAATTAACTACTGATTTATTTGAATTACGTTATCTATTGGAGCCGCGTATTGCTGAGAGAGCTGCGCAATTTGCGACAGATGAAGATATTGAAAAATTAGAAGAAGTTGTGATTGCAATTGAAAAATCATTTGAGTTAAATGATGGCAAACACCAAGAACTTGATGTGAAATTTCATACGATGCTTGCTGAGATGAGTGGCAATATTGCTATGACCAGCTTAGCGCCAATCATTAATGACTCGATTCGTCTGATTAATGAAGATTATGCGAGTCATCGGATGACTGAGTCGAGTTTGAAGGCACATCGAAATATTCTTTATGCAGTACAAAACCGTCATCCAATTGCAGCTTATGATAGTATGTTGGGGCATGTGCTTGAAGTTAGACAGACAGTTATTGCAGACTGGTCGAATAAACACATTCCAACGCATGGATTACGAAAATAA
- a CDS encoding sugar kinase: protein MLRLSTTSSERLRFLNRLDVTFGGAEANVAVNLSQLDHDVRYATVIPNNELAENIYLQMRSFGVDTSQIKQTETGRLGSYFVEVGSDLRASSVLYDRAFSAIAILDEPIWDMEALFKGVTHFHTTGITLGLSKFWHEYLVKLIQYAHKKGIIVSFDMNYRQKLWTQAEAKAVFQKVLPYVDILSANRLDANYFMDIDIETHSHPEAFLAQIAQKYPNVKVIYGTNRISITPNQYDLTGFYYDAKQLELTHSKQYKIQFANDRIGAGDAYAAAILDGIIKGRPAQVLVDFAVGASVLKHTVFGDVNRFSEQQIEQFIRSSGGNIVR, encoded by the coding sequence TTGTTACGGTTATCCACAACAAGTAGTGAACGTTTACGTTTTTTGAACCGTCTTGATGTGACATTTGGCGGCGCTGAAGCCAATGTTGCTGTCAATTTAAGCCAACTAGATCATGATGTTCGCTATGCAACCGTCATTCCTAATAATGAATTAGCAGAAAATATTTATTTGCAAATGCGTAGTTTTGGTGTTGATACTTCACAAATTAAACAAACTGAGACAGGTCGTTTAGGAAGTTATTTTGTGGAAGTAGGGTCAGATTTACGTGCGAGCTCAGTATTGTATGACCGTGCATTTTCTGCTATTGCGATATTAGATGAACCAATATGGGATATGGAGGCATTGTTTAAGGGTGTCACACATTTTCATACGACAGGGATTACTCTAGGATTAAGCAAGTTTTGGCATGAGTATTTAGTTAAATTAATACAGTATGCACATAAAAAAGGCATTATAGTAAGTTTTGACATGAATTATCGTCAGAAATTATGGACGCAAGCTGAGGCTAAAGCTGTCTTTCAAAAAGTGTTGCCGTATGTGGATATATTATCTGCCAATCGCTTAGATGCAAACTATTTTATGGACATTGATATTGAAACACATAGTCATCCAGAAGCATTTTTGGCACAAATAGCGCAAAAGTATCCAAATGTTAAGGTGATTTATGGCACTAATCGGATATCGATTACGCCCAATCAATATGATTTAACGGGCTTTTATTATGATGCAAAACAACTGGAATTGACGCATTCCAAACAATATAAAATTCAATTTGCTAATGATCGTATAGGTGCGGGAGATGCTTACGCAGCTGCCATACTGGATGGCATTATTAAAGGTCGTCCGGCCCAAGTGTTAGTAGATTTTGCTGTTGGAGCTTCTGTATTAAAACATACTGTTTTTGGAGATGTCAACCGTTTTTCTGAGCAACAAATTGAACAATTTATCCGTTCAAGCGGCGGGAATATTGTTCGGTAA
- a CDS encoding beta-hexosaminidase — protein MAHLVDLRKTPYNLDDKAIAWVEETIANMTLDEKIGQLFVNMGSQRTEEYLTGVLNDYKIGAVRYAPGPAADVWEQNYILQTKSKIPLIIAANTESGGNGAVTDGTKIGDEVKIAATNNPKYAYELGRLAGIEASAVGCNASFAPIMDLSRNWRNPIIANRTWGADVEQVLNLSKEYMRGIMEHGIVPFAKHFPGDGIDERDHHLSYASNPMNKEEWMESFGRIYGEMAKAGLPGIMAGHIHLPNVEKEMHPERELDDMLPASLNKTLLDELLRGELGYNGAIVTDASHMVAMTASLPRRELLPTAIEAGCDLFLFFNDPDEDLNWMKEGYEKGLLSDERLHDALRRTLGLKAKLGLHQFEGRREEIMLPKEEALKLIGTEEAKVVAAEVADTAITLVKAKQEGIFPVTPERYKRILLVEVEGYKGGFGAMINSGKKRAADTLKELLEQAGHEVSIWENTEERIKKLPEEERPRAIQNVYASKRPIAQITDSYDLIINLVDVNSGGTTQRIIWPAAKGTPDQPFYVHEVPTIVVSVNHPFALADMPQVGTYINAYDGMPSTMAALVEKLAGRSEFTGVSPVDAYCGLIDTHIWRK, from the coding sequence ATGGCACATTTAGTTGATTTAAGAAAAACACCCTATAACTTGGATGACAAAGCGATTGCATGGGTTGAAGAGACAATTGCAAATATGACTTTAGATGAAAAAATTGGACAGTTATTTGTTAATATGGGCAGTCAACGTACGGAAGAATACTTAACGGGTGTATTGAATGATTACAAAATTGGTGCGGTTCGCTATGCTCCGGGACCTGCTGCTGATGTGTGGGAACAGAACTATATTTTACAGACTAAGTCTAAGATTCCATTGATTATTGCAGCAAACACTGAATCAGGTGGTAATGGTGCTGTGACCGATGGAACGAAAATTGGCGATGAAGTTAAAATTGCAGCAACCAATAATCCTAAGTATGCCTATGAATTAGGTCGTTTAGCTGGAATTGAAGCATCTGCAGTAGGATGTAATGCGTCATTTGCACCGATTATGGACCTTAGTCGTAATTGGCGCAACCCAATTATTGCCAACCGTACTTGGGGAGCTGACGTTGAGCAAGTCTTAAATCTATCTAAGGAATATATGCGTGGTATCATGGAGCATGGCATCGTGCCATTTGCGAAACATTTTCCAGGTGATGGGATTGACGAACGCGACCATCATCTTTCTTACGCATCAAATCCAATGAATAAGGAAGAATGGATGGAAAGTTTTGGCCGTATATATGGTGAAATGGCGAAGGCGGGTCTACCAGGGATTATGGCTGGTCATATTCATTTACCTAATGTTGAAAAAGAAATGCATCCTGAACGTGAACTGGATGATATGCTACCAGCTTCATTAAACAAAACACTATTGGATGAGTTATTACGTGGCGAGCTAGGTTATAATGGAGCGATTGTAACGGACGCTTCCCATATGGTGGCAATGACCGCTTCATTACCACGGCGTGAATTATTACCGACAGCCATCGAAGCAGGATGTGACCTCTTCTTATTCTTCAATGATCCAGATGAAGACTTGAATTGGATGAAAGAAGGGTATGAAAAAGGCTTACTATCTGATGAACGTCTGCATGACGCATTGCGTCGGACACTCGGTTTAAAAGCTAAACTTGGACTTCACCAATTCGAAGGTCGTCGCGAAGAAATAATGTTACCAAAAGAAGAAGCACTGAAATTAATTGGCACAGAAGAAGCAAAAGTAGTTGCAGCTGAAGTTGCAGATACAGCCATTACATTGGTTAAAGCAAAACAAGAAGGCATCTTCCCGGTGACACCAGAACGCTACAAACGTATCTTATTAGTAGAAGTAGAAGGCTATAAGGGTGGATTTGGTGCGATGATTAATTCAGGTAAGAAACGCGCGGCTGATACCTTAAAAGAGTTATTAGAACAAGCAGGACATGAAGTATCAATTTGGGAGAACACAGAGGAGCGCATTAAAAAACTGCCGGAGGAAGAACGTCCTCGTGCAATTCAAAATGTTTATGCTTCCAAGCGTCCAATCGCTCAAATTACTGATAGTTACGATTTAATTATCAACCTAGTCGATGTTAACTCTGGTGGGACAACGCAACGAATTATTTGGCCAGCGGCAAAAGGGACTCCAGACCAACCGTTTTATGTTCATGAAGTGCCAACCATCGTTGTATCCGTAAACCATCCATTTGCATTAGCGGATATGCCACAAGTAGGGACGTATATTAATGCCTATGATGGTATGCCGAGTACGATGGCTGCATTAGTAGAAAAATTAGCTGGGCGCTCAGAATTTACAGGTGTATCACCAGTTGATGCTTACTGTGGCTTGATTGATACACATATTTGGCGTAAGTAA
- the kduI gene encoding 5-dehydro-4-deoxy-D-glucuronate isomerase, whose product MTTYETRYSHSPEDIRHYSTEALRREFLVEEIFVPGEVKLTYTHDDRQIFGGVTPTNEPLEIILSAELGVSYFLERRELGVINIGGDGYITIDGQKESMKKQDGYYIGKETKNVVFESADVKKPAKFYVVSVPAHHKHPNVKISIDDITPRETGEDITLNKRKIFQYIHPNICESCQLQMGYTILQEGSSWNTMPCHTHERRMETYLYFDMAEDTRVFHFMGKPDETKHLVMSSEQAAISPSWSIHSGVATSNYSFIWAMCGENITYDDMDFVDMKDLK is encoded by the coding sequence ATGACAACTTATGAGACACGTTATTCACATTCACCAGAGGATATTCGTCATTATTCAACGGAAGCATTACGTCGTGAATTTTTAGTAGAGGAAATTTTTGTCCCCGGAGAAGTGAAATTAACTTACACGCATGATGACCGACAAATTTTTGGAGGGGTAACACCGACAAATGAACCTTTAGAAATTATTTTATCTGCTGAATTAGGTGTTTCTTACTTCCTAGAACGTCGTGAATTAGGTGTGATTAATATCGGCGGTGATGGTTATATTACTATTGACGGTCAAAAAGAATCGATGAAGAAGCAAGATGGATATTATATTGGTAAAGAAACAAAAAATGTTGTATTTGAGTCTGCTGATGTAAAAAAACCGGCTAAGTTTTATGTGGTTTCTGTACCAGCGCATCATAAACATCCAAATGTAAAAATCTCAATTGATGATATTACACCACGTGAAACAGGAGAAGATATCACATTAAATAAACGTAAAATATTCCAATACATTCACCCAAATATTTGTGAAAGTTGTCAATTACAAATGGGATATACAATTTTACAAGAAGGAAGTTCATGGAATACAATGCCTTGTCATACTCATGAACGTCGTATGGAGACATATTTATACTTTGATATGGCGGAAGATACTCGTGTATTCCATTTTATGGGTAAACCAGACGAAACCAAGCATTTAGTAATGTCTTCTGAGCAAGCAGCAATAAGTCCAAGTTGGTCAATTCATTCAGGGGTTGCGACAAGTAATTATAGTTTTATTTGGGCTATGTGTGGTGAAAATATCACCTATGATGATATGGACTTTGTTGATATGAAGGATTTGAAATAG
- a CDS encoding HAD family hydrolase — protein sequence MLNNEFVFCVDSDGCAMDTMTYKHELFFGPIAADVFEITDKEIFLTEWNRVNLYSKTRGVNRFVALVMCLDFAGIQGIDNLKQWVETTTSLSNVSLEKALAEHPADDLQKALDWSNEVNRQIKGYTGDSLAFSGVLEGLKTLHELGRVYVVSSANREAVEEEWVEQGLYNHIDEMYCQDKGKKEDVIAELIHNGYAPERIMMVGDSPGDFDAAKQNGTAFYPILVNREVESWTDLRETVAEKFVNETFTKTNQEILVTAFWNNLEL from the coding sequence ATGCTAAATAATGAATTTGTATTCTGTGTGGACTCAGATGGGTGTGCAATGGACACGATGACCTATAAGCACGAGTTGTTTTTTGGTCCGATTGCAGCAGATGTTTTTGAAATAACAGATAAAGAGATTTTCCTTACGGAGTGGAATCGTGTGAATTTATACTCTAAAACTCGTGGTGTTAACCGTTTTGTCGCGTTAGTGATGTGCCTTGATTTTGCAGGAATTCAGGGAATTGATAACCTTAAGCAATGGGTTGAGACGACAACTTCTTTGTCAAATGTTTCATTAGAAAAAGCTTTGGCAGAACATCCGGCTGATGATTTACAAAAAGCGTTGGATTGGTCCAACGAAGTGAATCGCCAGATTAAAGGTTATACAGGGGATAGCCTAGCGTTTTCAGGTGTATTAGAAGGATTAAAAACCCTACATGAATTGGGAAGAGTCTATGTCGTTAGTTCAGCCAATCGGGAAGCTGTCGAAGAAGAGTGGGTAGAACAAGGATTGTACAATCACATTGATGAAATGTATTGTCAAGATAAAGGTAAGAAAGAAGATGTAATCGCAGAACTGATTCATAACGGATATGCGCCAGAGCGCATTATGATGGTAGGTGATTCACCGGGAGATTTCGATGCTGCAAAACAAAATGGGACGGCATTTTATCCAATTTTAGTGAATCGAGAAGTAGAGTCTTGGACAGATTTACGTGAAACAGTCGCTGAGAAATTTGTAAATGAAACTTTTACTAAAACCAATCAAGAAATATTAGTAACGGCATTTTGGAATAATTTAGAATTGTGA